The proteins below are encoded in one region of Chelmon rostratus isolate fCheRos1 chromosome 21, fCheRos1.pri, whole genome shotgun sequence:
- the LOC121624535 gene encoding sulfotransferase 2B1-like — protein MTEAELYTVYKGVYVPSHLHPPESLKYYEEFSFRPDDIIIVTYPKSGTTWMQEIVPLILSGGDPASVETLPNWDRVPWLEEHRASILNLEQRPSPRVFSTHFHYKMMPPSFFEAKPRVINVMRNPKDVFTSSFHYYGMASYLVNPGPQSEFLHKFLDGKVMFGSWFDHVKSWLNAEDKEHIMYISYEELIMDLKDSVARIAQFLEKRLDAEVMEKIAERCLFKNMKLNNMSNYSGAPREFMDQTKSEFLRKGVVGDWKNQLTVAEAEHFDAVYKDKMKDVKYKFVWD, from the exons ATGACTGAGGCAGAGTTGTACACAGTGTACAAAGGGGTCTACGTACCCTCACACCTGCACCCCCCGGAGAGCCTCAAATACTACGAGGAGTTTTCTTTCCGGCCGGACGACATCATCATAGTAACATATCCGAAGTCGG GTACGACTTGGATGCAGGAGATTGTCCCTCTGATCTTGAGTGGAGGGGATCCAGCTTCTGTTGAGACTCTTCCTAACTGGGACCGTGTTCCCTGGCTGGAGGAACACCGGGCCTCCATCCTTAACCTTGAACAGAGGCCGTCCCCACGCGTGTTTTCTACACACTTCCACTATAAAATGATGCCACCATCCTTCTTTGAAGCCAAGCCAAGA GTCATCAATGTCATGAGGAACCCCAAAGATGTGTTTACATCTTCCTTTCACTATTATGGGATGGCATCCTACCTGGTGAACCCGGGCCCACAGAGTGAATTCCTCCACAAGTTTCTTGATGGGAAAG TTATGTTTGGCTCATGGTTTGATCATGTGAAGAGCTGGCTGAATGCTGAGGATAAAGAGCACATAATGTACATCTCCTACGAAGAGCTGATAATG GACCTGAAGGACTCTGTGGCCAGAATCGCTCAGTTCTTGGAGAAACGTCTGGATGCTGAGGTGATGGAGAAGATCGCAGAACGTTGTTTGTTCAAGAACATGAAGCTGAACAACATGTCCAACTACTCTGGAGCTCCTCGTGAATTCATGGACCAGACAAAGTCTGAATTTCTCAGGAAAG gagTTGTCGGAGACTGGAAAAACCAGCTAACAGTGGCAGAAGCAGAGCACTTTGATGCAgtttacaaagacaaaatgaaagatGTCAAATATAAATTCGTATGGgattaa